The Paraburkholderia largidicola DNA segment TAAGGCTGCGTTATGAAATGGAAAGCGGGAATGGAGACGATGAAAGAGAGACGCCGGGAGAAACGTATTCGACGTAAGGGAAAACGCCTGGCATCTAACTCATTCGTTGTACCGACAGGATGCCAAAAAGTAAAAGCTTGCAATTTAATGAAAATAATGAATGACTCAATTCTCGATTACCAAAACACAAGATAAAACATTCGAATCTTGATAAAAATATATCTTCTTAAGCTTAATCTAAGAATTAGAGAAATATACTCACGAATTGCCTTTGTGTAGCGTGCAGAGGAATGGGCATGAACTTAGGTATGTGATGTGGTCGTGCCTGCTACTGCCGAATTTGAACGCCGCCACGCCAGACTGAAGGCGAAGTTCACGTGTGCGGCAGCGCGGGTGGCAATGCGTTGGCCGATTGCCGTCCCGGTAGTTCGAAATCTCTCATGCTGTTTGCCCTCTCGTCAGTTGTCGTGCAGCGGGCCCGGCTGACGAGAGCAACATGAGGCAATACGCGCTGCTACTGCGCGGGAACCGGCACAATCGACGCGATGCGCCAGCCGTCAGCGGTTCGCACTGCCGTTTCATAGACGAGAAACGACGCGGTTTTCGCCGTGGCTTCCGAAGCGCCTGCCGTGACCCGAGTGGGCGCGTACAACTGCGCGACGTCAGCACTCAGCGGAACAACGCGGATCTTCGCGACGTCGGGCTCGAACTTCCAGACACCCTTGAAAGTTTCCTTGAAATGCTCGATCAGCGCCGGCTTGCCCCAGAACTGATACGAACGGGCGAGGAGCACGATCGGGTCGGGTTCGCCGGCCGGAGCCGAGGCGAGTACGCCGGCGAACGCATCGATGTCGTGCGCGGTCGCAGCCTCCGCCTGCCGGATGAAAACGGCTTCGACCGCTTGCCGGTCTTCATCGGTAAATCGATGCGGCGCTTCAGCATGCGCGGCGCTCACCATCACAATTGCAGCGCAGCAGGCCAGCACTTTTTGTAGGCTCATGTGCGTCTCCCTTTATTGCGCCGGCACCGGAATCACCGCTGCAACCTTCCAGCCGGACGGGCTGCGGATCATAAACTCGTTGATCAGAAAGGTCGCCGTCTTCTCTGGTTGGCCCGGCGCGCCGATGGTCACCCTGGTAGGCGCGTACACCTGTACCGTATCCTGGTTCAGCGGAATGATGCGCAGCGCACTCTGATCCGGCTCGACCCGCCATGTCCCGGCGAAGGTCTGCCTGAAATGCTCGAGCACCTCGTCCCTGCCCCAGAAGCGATATGCGCGGGCCACGAACGACACGGGATCCGGCTGTCCCGGTGCGGTAGAAGCGAACATGCCACTCAGCGCGTCGAGATCATGTGCAGTCTCGGCGGTCGCCTGCTGTAGAAACAGCGCGCGAACCGCCTGAGTATCGGCGGGCGTCACATCGGCTGCTTGCGCACAGCCTGCTCCCGTCAGCAACGAAAGCAACAGAACAACCGGCAGGCTGCGCCGCACACGCAATGATCGATTAGTCATGGTCAGTCTCATATGCCCGTATTTGCGATGGAGAACGGCCAGACGACGGGAACCTCCAGCCGTTGCAACCCGACTACGAACCGCCGCGTTCTCACCCGCCAGAACGCACCCCGGTGTGAACGCTGATACGTGTCACTGGAAGAGCGTGATGTTTTCACGCAGCCACTCAGACAATGACCGTGGGGGTTTGCCCGTCAATTTTTCGAAAGTCGCCGTGGTCTCTGCGATTGCAGATTCACGAAAAAGCCTGTCCAGCCCGAGAAGCAGGTCGACAACCAGCGGCGGCTGGCCACTCGCGAGCAAGGCCTCGCGATGCTCCGTGGGCGACCGGTCGTTGTAGACGACACGGCGTCCGAGCACTTGAGACAACGCCTCAGCAACCTGTTGCATCGTCCAGTTTTGCGGCCCGCTCAGGTGATACGCCCGCTGCGATCCGTCGGGAACGTCTTCGAGCAACGCAATGCGCGCCGCTTCGGCGACATCTCGCGTATCGATGAAGTTGACGGCTCCATGTCCCGCCGCACCGGCCCAATTTCCGGCTGCAACCGACGCGCCGGCGCGCTTGAGAACGTCGGCGAACGTCGTCGGCCTGAGCGCGGTCGAGGCGACCGGCTGGCGAGCCAGATGTGCTTCGATCCGCATGTGCCAGGCGAATGGGTTGAGCTGCGTTGCCGGTCCCATCACCGACAGCTTGACGATGTGGTGTACCCCCGCGGCGACGGCAGCATCGATGAGCGCAATTTCATTTTCCACCTGCCGGGCGGATGTCCCATGCGCCACGAAGACCTTGTCGACGCCGGCCAGTGCGTCGGCGAGCGTGGCGGGTCGGTCGAAGTCCACCGTTGCGACGGTGACGTTCGGCGCAAACTGCGCCGTAGCGCTTTGGCGAGTGAGGGCGACGACATCGACGGAATCCGTGCCCAATCGATCGATTAGCGTATTGCCGACGCGGCCGGTCGCGCCTGCCACGGCTAGGCGCATAGGGCGCGATGCATGGGCTGTCTGATTGAGCATGTCGACTCCTTGATGTATGATGGAACGATCAGTCCAAGAATGATGGAACAATCGTTCCAGCTTGTCAACGGGAAGATTTATGAGTGGGAAACCCCAATACGACGAGGCCGCCGTCATCGCTGCAGCAATCGACGTTTTCTGGCGTCACGGCTATGCGACGGCGTCCATCAATGACCTCACGGAAGCCACCGGCCTGTCGCGCTCCAGCCTCTACCAGCGGTTCGGCGACAAGGACGGCCTGTTCCGCGATGCGCTGGCCGTCTACACCGAGCGCGTGCTACGGCGGATGAGCGCAGCCCGCGCGGACTCAGCGCGGGCAAGCGTGGCAGCAATACTGAGGGAATTTTTGCCAACGCCGGCAGCGTCGCGACGGCCGGCCGGCTGCCTGTTGTCGCGAAGTACTGCCGAACTGCTGGATCTCGCAGCGGCAGGAAAGACAACAACACTGGCTGGTGTCGCACGGCAGCGCGAGATCTTCGCGGATCTCCTGCGGGCAGGCGTGGCGAACGGCGAAGTTGCACCGGGGACCGATGTGGACGCCTTTGCCTGGTACTATCTCGGCGTCTTGCAGGCCGTTTTGAATCTTCCACAGGCGGGCGCATCGGGTGAAGCGCTTGGCAACATCATCGACGTTGCCATGTCCGCGTGGCCAGACGCGGACAAACGCGGATGAGGATTTCGCGTCATTCATTCCGCTCGTATGTGCGCGGCGCCGAGCCATGCCCGTCACCTCTTCAACTCAAAGATGCTGTCAATCTCAACCGGGATGCCCATCGGCAACGAATGCACTCCCAGCGCGCTTCGAGCCGGCAGATGGTCTTGCCCAAACAGCGTCAGCAACAGATCACTCGCGCCATTGGCCACTTGCGGATGCTGGGTGAACGACTGTTCAGCACGCACGTAAACGGTTAGCCGACTGCATCGCTCGACGTTGTCGAGTCCGCAGGCCTGTTCGACGCACGCCAGGATCATGAGCATCGTCAGGCGCGCCGCGTCTTGAGCCTTTTCCAGAGAAATCTCGCGGCCGACCATTCCGACGATTGGCTTGCCATCCTCGAAAGGGCCGAGCCCCGATACATACAGTTGACTCCCCGAAACGGAAACCGTCCGATAGGACCCAAGCGGGTTGATGGGCGATGGCAATTTTAGGCCCGCTTGCGCGAGGCGTTCGGATACGTTCATGTTCGGGCTCAGCGTAATGTGAAAAAGAAATGGATTCGGCCTGGTGAAGTTTGCGCGATGCAGTGAGTTCAACCGTCCGATACGACGAACGACGTTCGTCGACATCACGTATCGAGAAGTGTAGGAGTTCCGTTCTTCAAGCCCTGATGTGTACGCACGACGGGAAAGTCAATCTCCGTGTTTGCAACGACGTTCGCGTAGTTCGTCAAGACGCTCAGTGCGACGTGCACGACAATCTCGACGATCTGCGCATCAGTGTAGCCGGCCTCCTTGACGACACGCAGGTCTTGGTCGGATACGCGGCCACGCGTGTGCGCGACCTTCGCGGCGAACTGCACGGCAGGGGCGGCCGTTGGTTCATTCGAACCACCATTTCGATTGGCGAATATTTCCGCATCGTCGAGCTTCGCCACGTTCTTTCCTAAATAGCTGTGCGCCGACATGCAATAGTCGCAGCCGTTGATTTCGGCGACGGCGAGAGCAATACGCTCGCCGGTTTGTGCTGGAAGTGAGCCTTTTGTTAAGGCTGCCGCCAGACCAAGGTAGCCCTCTAGCGCCGCGGGGCTGTTGGCCATCAGACGAAACAGATTCGGTACCACACCCAGTTTCTTGTTGACGGCTTCCAAAAAGGGCTGAGAAGCAGCGGGTGCATCTGTGATCGTGGCGGGTATCTGAAGACGGGACATATCGGCTCTGCCTTTTGAAAACAAGAGAAATTGTCGAAGACAACGGACGCGTATGCTTCTATCGGAAAGTGCATCACAACACGGACCATCGAACCGTAAGCCGCCTATTTTTCAGCGGCAGATCCGCGGATACGGATCGAACTTTCTATTTCACTTAGTAATCCACAATATAACTATGTCAGGTCGAAACTGAATAACATCCCATCGACGAATTGCCCGAGATCAGCCGACGTTACTCATGCATCGCGGCATGCCCGACCTTCACGCCACTTATAGGGCTATGACGCTAGCGCCCGTACTCCAGCTTCTCCGATTCAGATACGGGACGACCTTGGCTATCCACTCTAAAGAACGTATCCGAAACTGGCCATATCCCTGCGTCTGATTTGCATGATCTATCGTACGATCGACGCATTCGGACAAGCGTGGCAGATCGACACCGCCTGGGGACCGAAGCGTTGGAGCCGACAAATCAAGCCAGCAGCGTAAAAAGGACTGTCAAAGGAGCTCCGAACTTCGCGCGACAAAGGCGCCGGTCTGTGCGATTCGATGCGCGTCACGCGGTGGATAGCCAAACTCCTCCTTGAAGGCACGACTGAAGGCAGCCTCCGAACCATAGCCGGCACGGTGTGCCACTTCCGTCACCTTCAAGGTCCCTCCGCGCAGCAAGTCTGCTGCGACTGTCAATCTCCAGCGCGTCAGATAACGCAACGGTGGAAGCCCCACCACCGCCGTGAAACGATCCGAGAACATTGATCGCGACATCATCGCGGTCTCGGCGAGCGCCGAGACCGTCCATGCACGATCCGGTTCCCGATGCATCGCGTTCAACGCACGGCCGACGCGTTCGTCGCTCAGTCCCGACAGCCAGCCGACCCGATCGCCTTGCCGGCTGACCCACATCCGCAAGGTGCGGATAACCAGCAGATCAATGAGCCGCGAGATCATCAGCAATGACCCCGGCCCGGCGCTACGCGATTC contains these protein-coding regions:
- a CDS encoding NmrA family NAD(P)-binding protein — translated: MLNQTAHASRPMRLAVAGATGRVGNTLIDRLGTDSVDVVALTRQSATAQFAPNVTVATVDFDRPATLADALAGVDKVFVAHGTSARQVENEIALIDAAVAAGVHHIVKLSVMGPATQLNPFAWHMRIEAHLARQPVASTALRPTTFADVLKRAGASVAAGNWAGAAGHGAVNFIDTRDVAEAARIALLEDVPDGSQRAYHLSGPQNWTMQQVAEALSQVLGRRVVYNDRSPTEHREALLASGQPPLVVDLLLGLDRLFRESAIAETTATFEKLTGKPPRSLSEWLRENITLFQ
- a CDS encoding RidA family protein; its protein translation is MNVSERLAQAGLKLPSPINPLGSYRTVSVSGSQLYVSGLGPFEDGKPIVGMVGREISLEKAQDAARLTMLMILACVEQACGLDNVERCSRLTVYVRAEQSFTQHPQVANGASDLLLTLFGQDHLPARSALGVHSLPMGIPVEIDSIFELKR
- a CDS encoding carboxymuconolactone decarboxylase family protein, translating into MSRLQIPATITDAPAASQPFLEAVNKKLGVVPNLFRLMANSPAALEGYLGLAAALTKGSLPAQTGERIALAVAEINGCDYCMSAHSYLGKNVAKLDDAEIFANRNGGSNEPTAAPAVQFAAKVAHTRGRVSDQDLRVVKEAGYTDAQIVEIVVHVALSVLTNYANVVANTEIDFPVVRTHQGLKNGTPTLLDT
- a CDS encoding TetR/AcrR family transcriptional regulator, whose translation is MSGKPQYDEAAVIAAAIDVFWRHGYATASINDLTEATGLSRSSLYQRFGDKDGLFRDALAVYTERVLRRMSAARADSARASVAAILREFLPTPAASRRPAGCLLSRSTAELLDLAAAGKTTTLAGVARQREIFADLLRAGVANGEVAPGTDVDAFAWYYLGVLQAVLNLPQAGASGEALGNIIDVAMSAWPDADKRG
- a CDS encoding YybH family protein, which gives rise to MTNRSLRVRRSLPVVLLLSLLTGAGCAQAADVTPADTQAVRALFLQQATAETAHDLDALSGMFASTAPGQPDPVSFVARAYRFWGRDEVLEHFRQTFAGTWRVEPDQSALRIIPLNQDTVQVYAPTRVTIGAPGQPEKTATFLINEFMIRSPSGWKVAAVIPVPAQ
- a CDS encoding YybH family protein produces the protein MSLQKVLACCAAIVMVSAAHAEAPHRFTDEDRQAVEAVFIRQAEAATAHDIDAFAGVLASAPAGEPDPIVLLARSYQFWGKPALIEHFKETFKGVWKFEPDVAKIRVVPLSADVAQLYAPTRVTAGASEATAKTASFLVYETAVRTADGWRIASIVPVPAQ